In one Sphingomonas sp. S1-29 genomic region, the following are encoded:
- a CDS encoding NAD(P) transhydrogenase subunit alpha produces the protein MDFISILSVFVMACFVGYYVVWSVTPALHTPLMAVTNAISSVIIVGALVAGAAAGSPVAKWLGLLAVVLASVNIFGGFAVTERMLAMYKKKERPATNPK, from the coding sequence ATGGACTTCATCAGCATCCTGTCGGTCTTCGTGATGGCCTGTTTCGTCGGCTATTATGTCGTCTGGTCGGTCACGCCGGCGCTCCACACGCCGTTGATGGCGGTGACCAACGCGATTTCGAGCGTCATCATCGTCGGCGCGCTGGTCGCGGGGGCGGCGGCGGGGTCGCCGGTGGCCAAATGGCTGGGGTTGCTCGCGGTGGTGCTGGCGAGCGTCAACATTTTCGGCGGCTTCGCGGTCACCGAACGGATGCTGGCGATGTACAAGAAGAAGGAACGGCCGGCGACCAATCCCAAATGA
- a CDS encoding NAD(P)(+) transhydrogenase (Re/Si-specific) subunit beta, with product MHEAAPVDPTIAFAYLVAGVLFILALRGLSSPETSRQGNRFGMIGMAIAVVTTLVTHSVASLPEILGAIAVGAAIGLFTARRIAMTDMPQLVAGFHSLVGLAAVLVACAAFLNPVAFGIADMVIPMIGEPFAAISPVSRVEMGLGVAIGAITFSGSIIAFLKLNGNMGGKPILLPGRHVLNLAVLAGIVGLIALFTVDQSPWIFWTITILAFAIGFLLIIPIGGADMPVVVSMLNSYSGWAAAAMGFTLGNTAMIITGALVGSSGAILSYIMCKAMNRSFISVIAGGFGATESTAGGGGATDRPWKRGSAEDAAFLMKQAEQVIIVPGYGMAVAQAQHALREMGDKLKHEGVRVKYAIHPVAGRMPGHMNVLLAEANVPYDDVFELEDINGEFAQTDIAFVIGANDVTNPAAKTDKTSPIYGMPILDVEKAKTVLFIKRSMGGAGYAGVDNDVFYRDNTMMLLADAKKMVEDIVKALD from the coding sequence ATGCATGAAGCCGCACCGGTCGATCCCACGATAGCGTTCGCCTATCTGGTCGCAGGCGTCCTGTTCATCCTGGCGCTGCGCGGGCTGTCGAGCCCCGAGACCAGCCGGCAGGGTAATCGCTTCGGCATGATCGGCATGGCGATCGCGGTGGTCACGACTTTGGTGACCCATTCGGTCGCCAGCCTGCCCGAGATCCTTGGCGCCATCGCGGTCGGCGCCGCGATCGGGCTGTTCACCGCGCGGCGAATCGCGATGACCGACATGCCGCAATTGGTGGCGGGGTTCCATTCGCTGGTCGGGCTTGCCGCGGTGCTGGTCGCGTGCGCCGCGTTCCTCAACCCGGTCGCGTTCGGTATCGCGGATATGGTGATCCCGATGATCGGCGAGCCCTTCGCCGCGATCAGCCCGGTCAGCCGGGTCGAAATGGGGCTCGGCGTCGCGATCGGCGCGATCACCTTTTCGGGATCGATCATCGCGTTCCTCAAGCTCAACGGCAATATGGGGGGCAAGCCGATCCTGCTGCCCGGGCGCCATGTCCTCAACCTTGCGGTGCTCGCGGGCATCGTCGGGCTGATCGCTTTGTTCACCGTCGACCAGAGCCCCTGGATTTTCTGGACGATCACGATCCTGGCGTTTGCGATCGGCTTCCTGCTGATCATCCCGATCGGCGGGGCCGACATGCCCGTCGTGGTGTCGATGCTCAACAGCTATTCGGGCTGGGCCGCCGCGGCAATGGGCTTTACGCTCGGCAACACCGCGATGATCATCACCGGCGCGCTGGTGGGATCGTCGGGCGCGATCCTGAGCTACATCATGTGCAAGGCGATGAACCGCAGCTTCATCAGCGTGATCGCGGGCGGCTTCGGCGCGACCGAGAGCACCGCCGGCGGCGGCGGGGCGACCGATCGCCCCTGGAAGCGCGGGAGCGCCGAGGATGCCGCCTTCCTGATGAAACAGGCCGAACAGGTCATCATCGTCCCCGGCTATGGCATGGCGGTGGCGCAGGCACAGCATGCGCTTCGCGAAATGGGCGACAAGCTCAAGCACGAAGGGGTGCGGGTGAAATATGCGATCCACCCGGTCGCGGGGCGGATGCCCGGCCATATGAATGTGCTGCTCGCCGAGGCGAACGTGCCCTATGACGACGTCTTCGAGCTCGAGGACATCAATGGCGAGTTCGCGCAGACCGACATCGCCTTCGTCATCGGCGCCAACGACGTGACCAACCCGGCGGCCAAGACCGACAAGACCTCGCCAATCTATGGCATGCCGATCCTCGACGTCGAAAAGGCCAAGACCGTGTTGTTCATCAAGCGGTCGATGGGGGGCGCCGGCTATGCCGGCGTCGACAACGACGTCTTCTATCGCGACAATACGATGATGTTGCTCGCCGACGCCAAGAAGATGGTCGAGGATATCGTCAAGGCATTGGACTAG
- a CDS encoding sulfotransferase domain-containing protein, with protein sequence MADDLPGRVRRVKRTIWLASYPKSGNTWFRMLIANLGRSEPADINALPSRGGIASGRAMFDSAMLFPSALLTHEECDRMRPMVYRSEAMHAWRDPDEEDAGEGIGGVHFVKTHDGWTIGDDGVPLLGGTAAAAGAILIVRDPRAVAASLAHHEARSIDDTIGFMGSSTSAFCGRDDRLHRQLRQRLLGWSAFHASWLDQAELPVHCVRYEDMHADPAAGLAAALDFAGVAADREAIARAVEFARFDALTAQEREKGFREAPPSRVDRAFFRRGRADGWRDELSAGQQQAIERDHHAMMQRLGYRADPPPA encoded by the coding sequence TTGGCGGACGATCTGCCTGGCCGGGTCCGCCGGGTGAAACGGACGATCTGGCTCGCGTCGTACCCCAAATCGGGCAACACCTGGTTTCGGATGCTCATCGCCAATCTGGGGCGATCCGAGCCCGCCGACATCAATGCGCTGCCGTCGCGCGGCGGGATCGCGAGCGGGCGCGCGATGTTCGATTCGGCGATGCTGTTTCCCTCCGCGTTGCTGACGCACGAGGAGTGCGACCGAATGCGACCGATGGTCTATCGCTCGGAGGCGATGCATGCCTGGCGCGATCCCGATGAGGAGGACGCGGGCGAGGGCATCGGCGGGGTGCATTTCGTCAAGACGCATGACGGCTGGACCATCGGCGACGACGGCGTGCCGTTGCTGGGGGGCACGGCGGCGGCGGCGGGCGCGATCCTGATCGTTCGTGATCCGCGCGCGGTCGCCGCGTCGCTGGCGCATCACGAAGCGCGATCGATCGACGATACGATCGGCTTCATGGGCAGTAGCACCTCGGCATTTTGCGGGCGCGATGATCGGCTCCACCGCCAATTGCGCCAGCGCTTGCTGGGGTGGAGCGCCTTTCATGCCAGCTGGCTCGATCAGGCCGAATTGCCCGTCCACTGCGTCCGCTATGAGGACATGCACGCCGATCCCGCTGCAGGGCTTGCCGCCGCGCTCGACTTTGCCGGGGTCGCCGCCGATCGCGAAGCGATCGCCCGCGCGGTCGAATTCGCGCGGTTCGACGCGCTGACCGCGCAGGAGCGCGAAAAGGGGTTTCGCGAGGCGCCGCCGTCGCGGGTCGATCGCGCCTTCTTCCGGCGCGGGCGTGCCGATGGCTGGCGCGACGAGCTCAGCGCGGGCCAGCAGCAAGCGATCGAGCGCGATCATCACGCGATGATGCAGCGGCTGGGCTATCGCGCCGACCCGCCTCCCGCATGA
- a CDS encoding winged helix DNA-binding protein codes for MPQADHQSYTESLGGRDRLMLLVADDAAAIAAIERAAAASSTRDLVGIAFRDAAESLSRRSRFGAILIDTTGVADDVAFETLARIDAVARERVVPVIASFSEQQIDLVASQLTWTATQFLCEPGEADRYGAIALAEPVAGAVLREAPREAEQRRLHQLNEEVARIAETLAKLARGDGAGQAVTVRDRVKGFAAQPPAANGDAEIDSSEIRAAIRARRMREQFFERELFADPAWDMLLDLFAARLDRSRVSVSSLCIAAAVPPTTALRWIGTMREAGLFERQDDPFDRRRAFIGLTAKAVAGMQGYVAAVRRAGLTIT; via the coding sequence ATGCCGCAAGCCGACCACCAATCCTATACCGAGTCGCTTGGCGGTCGCGATCGTCTGATGCTGCTGGTTGCCGACGACGCCGCCGCGATCGCCGCAATCGAGCGCGCGGCCGCAGCGTCGAGCACGCGCGACCTGGTGGGGATCGCGTTTCGCGACGCCGCCGAATCGCTGTCGCGCCGTTCGCGTTTCGGCGCGATCCTGATCGACACCACCGGGGTTGCCGACGACGTCGCGTTCGAGACGCTGGCGCGCATCGATGCCGTAGCGCGCGAGCGCGTGGTGCCGGTGATCGCGAGCTTTTCGGAGCAGCAGATCGACCTGGTCGCATCGCAGCTCACCTGGACCGCCACGCAATTTCTGTGCGAGCCCGGGGAAGCCGATCGCTATGGCGCGATCGCGCTCGCCGAGCCGGTGGCGGGGGCGGTGCTGCGCGAGGCGCCACGCGAGGCCGAACAGCGCCGGCTGCACCAGCTCAACGAAGAGGTCGCGCGGATCGCCGAAACGCTGGCGAAGCTCGCGCGCGGCGACGGCGCGGGCCAGGCGGTGACGGTGCGCGACCGGGTTAAAGGGTTCGCCGCACAGCCGCCCGCCGCCAATGGCGATGCCGAGATCGATTCGAGCGAGATCCGCGCCGCGATCCGCGCGCGGCGGATGCGCGAGCAGTTCTTCGAGCGCGAACTCTTCGCCGATCCCGCCTGGGACATGCTGCTCGACCTGTTCGCGGCGCGGCTCGATCGCAGCCGCGTATCGGTGTCGAGCCTGTGCATCGCCGCCGCGGTGCCACCGACCACCGCGCTGCGCTGGATCGGCACGATGCGCGAGGCGGGATTGTTCGAGCGGCAGGACGATCCGTTCGACCGTCGCCGCGCCTTTATCGGGCTGACCGCGAAGGCGGTGGCGGGGATGCAGGGCTATGTCGCTGCGGTCCGTCGCGCGGGCCTGACGATTACCTGA
- a CDS encoding type II toxin-antitoxin system HicB family antitoxin produces MNPHAYEVDIRPLAPEDGGGFVAIAPELPGCRSDGDTPQEALDNAYDAIACWIEAANEMGRDVPEPQRRAAA; encoded by the coding sequence GTGAACCCGCATGCGTATGAAGTCGATATCCGGCCGCTGGCTCCTGAAGATGGCGGCGGCTTCGTCGCGATTGCGCCCGAATTGCCCGGCTGCCGCTCGGACGGCGACACGCCGCAGGAAGCGCTCGACAATGCCTATGACGCGATCGCCTGCTGGATCGAGGCGGCCAATGAAATGGGCCGCGACGTGCCAGAGCCACAGCGCCGCGCCGCAGCCTGA
- a CDS encoding type II toxin-antitoxin system HicA family toxin has translation MRGNPNDWRIEEVIAVCAAHDIGCTPPRNGSHYKVKHPSRTEILTIPARRPIKAVYIRALVRFVDQVNGE, from the coding sequence ATGCGCGGCAATCCCAACGACTGGCGGATCGAAGAAGTCATCGCGGTCTGCGCCGCGCACGACATCGGTTGCACGCCCCCGCGCAACGGGTCACATTACAAAGTGAAGCATCCCAGCCGCACCGAGATACTTACCATCCCGGCGCGTCGGCCGATCAAGGCGGTATATATTCGGGCGTTGGTGCGCTTCGTCGATCAGGTGAACGGAGAATGA
- a CDS encoding PH domain-containing protein, whose product MGLFSATETKIETVERDYAPVLIDGERVLIAFKAVRDLVFLTNLRLCTVNVQGLTGRKVEIESIPYRSIVRWSIERAGTFDMDADLLVWMSGSDSPLEVKVAAGANIVAVQQVLARHILGAVR is encoded by the coding sequence ATGGGCCTCTTCTCCGCGACCGAGACCAAGATCGAAACCGTCGAGCGCGACTATGCGCCGGTGCTTATCGACGGCGAGCGCGTGCTGATCGCGTTCAAGGCGGTGCGCGACCTGGTGTTCCTCACCAATTTGCGGCTGTGCACCGTCAACGTGCAGGGGCTGACCGGGCGCAAGGTCGAGATCGAGAGCATTCCCTATCGCTCGATCGTCCGCTGGTCGATCGAACGCGCGGGGACGTTCGACATGGACGCCGATCTGCTGGTGTGGATGTCGGGAAGCGATTCGCCGCTCGAGGTGAAGGTGGCGGCGGGCGCCAACATCGTCGCGGTCCAGCAGGTGCTGGCACGGCATATATTGGGGGCGGTTCGGTAG